One genomic region from Xiphophorus couchianus chromosome 21, X_couchianus-1.0, whole genome shotgun sequence encodes:
- the itgb1a gene encoding integrin beta-1a isoform X2 gives MDLKLIFIAFIGLFYCCNSQKEGNECINKNAKHCGECIQTGAKCGWCTDPDFLKQGETVSSRCDELQSLIKRGCNKTLIENPLGKRKILKNKSVTDRSKAGGNLRPEDITQVQPQKVSLTLRSGEPQSFELKFKRAEDYPIDLYYLMDLSFSMKDDLENVKNLGTSLMYEMSKITSDFKIGFGSFVEKTVMPYISTTPAKLLNPCTGDQNCTSPFSYKNVLPLTDKGSTFNRLVGEQQISGNLDSPEGGFDAIMQVAVCGEQIGWRNVTRLLVFSTDAGFHFAGDGKLGGIVLPNDGKCHLENNVYTMSHYYDYPSIAHLVQKLSDNNIQTIFAVTEEFQPVYQELKNLIPKSAVGTLSANSSNVINLIIDAYNALSSEVILENTKVSNNVTIEYTSHCKNGVIHKGENGRKCSNISIGDEVHFNISVTSKGCPNKTNPEIIKIKPLGFTEEVEIILHFICECDCHSEAINNSQVCSNGNGTYECGACRCKDGRVGRECECSSNEVSTEDMDRTCRKDNGTDICSNNGECVCGTCECKPRENPEERYSGQFCECDNFNCDRSGNKLCGGHGRCECRKCICDPMWNGTACDCSLDESTCLASNKQICNGRGRCDCGICKCDDPKFQGPTCETCPTCPSVCAEHKECVECRAFGTGVKKETCQKECSDFTMHKVPTKDKIPQPTDKSYPVMHCKERDANDCWFYYTYAVTNSTEKVVYVLDEPDCPTGPDIIPIVAGVVAGIVLIGLALLLIWKLLMIIHDRREFAKFEKEKMNAKWDTGENPIYKSAVTTVVNPKYEGK, from the exons atgGATCTGAAGCTGATCTTCATTGCATTTATAGGACTCTTTTACTGCTGTAACTCTCAGAAag AGGGGAACGAGTGCATCAACAAAAATGCCAAACACTGTGGAGAGTGCATCCAGACCGGAGCCAAATGTGGCTGGTGTACAGACCCG GACTTCCTGAAACAGGGCGAGACCGTGTCAAGCCGGTGTGACGAGCTGCAGTCTCTGATAAAGCGGGGCTGCAACAAGACATTGATCGAGAACCCGCTGGGGAAACGGAAGATTCTCAAGAACAAGTCGGTAACCGATCGCAGCAAAGCCGGAGGGAACTTGAGACCAGAGGACATCACTCAGGTGCAACCCCAAAAAGTCAGCCTCACCCTCCGATCTG GTGAGCCGCAGTCCTTTGAGCTGAAGTTTAAGCGTGCAGAAGATTACCCCATCGACCTGTACTACTTGATGGACCTGTCCTTCTCCATGAAGGACGATCTGGAGAACGTAAAGAACCTGGGGACCAGTCTGATGTATGAGATGTCGAAGATTACTTCTGACTTCAAGATAG gaTTTGGCTCCTTTGTGGAGAAGACAGTCATGCCTTACATCAGCACCACTCCAGCCAAGCTGCTGAATCCATGCACAGGCGACCAGAACTGCACCAGCCCGTTCAGCTACAAGAACGTGCTGCCGCTGACTGACAAAGGCTCCACGTTCAACAGACTGGTGGGGGAGCAGCAGATCTCGGGGAACCTGGACTCCCCCGAGGGCGGCTTCGACGCCATCATGCAAGTGGCCGTGTGTGGG gaACAGATCGGCTGGAGGAACGTAACCCGCCTACTGGTGTTTTCCACTGACGCCGGATTCCACTTTGCCGGCGACGGCAAGCTGGGTGGCATTGTGCTGCCCAACGACGGGAAATGCCACTTAGAGAACAACGTCTACACCATGAGCCACTACTAT gaTTACCCCTCAATCGCTCACCTGGTTCAGAAGCTGAGTGACAACAACATTCAGACTATTTTTGCCGTCACAGAAGAGTTCCAGCCCGTTTACCAG gaACTAAAAAATCTGATACCAAAGTCTGCAGTAGGCACGCTGTCTGCCAACTCCAGCAACGTCATCAACCTCATCATCGATGCTTACAAT gcTCTTTCTTCTGAAGTGATTCTGGAGAACACCAAAGTTTCAAACAACGTGACAATCGAGTACACGTCTCACTGTAAGAACGGAGTAATCCATAAGGGCGAAAATGGAAGGAAGTGCTCCAATATCTCCATTGGAGATGAG GTCCATTTTAACATCAGCGTCACCTCTAAAGGTTGTCCAAACAAAACCAATCCTGAGATTATCAAGATAAAGCCCCTGGGATTCACAGAGGAGGTGGAGATTATCCTCCACTTCATCTGCGAGTGCGACTGCCACAGCGAAGCCATCAACAACAGCCAGGTCTGCAGCAACGGGAACGGGACGTATGAGTGCGGAGCCTGCAG GTGCAAAGATGGTCGCGTGGGCCGGGAGTGCGAGTGCAGCAGCAACGAAGTGTCCACGGAGGACATGGACCGGACCTGCCGCAAGGACAACGGCACCGACATCTGCAGCAACAACGGGGAATGCGTGTGCGGCACCTGCGAGTGCAAACCGAGGGAGAACCCGGAGGAGAGGTACAGCGGGCAGTTCTGCGAGTGTGACAACTTCAACTGCGACCGCTCTGGAAACAAGCTCTGTGGAG GACACGGGCGCTGCGAGTGCAGGAAGTGCATCTGTGACCCCATGTGGAACGGAACTGCCTGCGACTGTTCCCTGGACGAGAGCACGTGTTTGGCCAGCAACAAGCAGATCTGCAACGGCAGGGGACGCTGCGATTGCGGCATCTGCAAGTGCGACGACCCCAAATTCCAGGGCCCGACGTGCGAAACGTGTCCCACCTGTCCTTCAGTCTGCGCTGAACACAA AGAGTGCGTGGAGTGCCGGGCGTTTGGCACTGGGGTGAAGAAAGAAACGTGTCAGAAGGAATGCAGCGACTTCACCATGCATAAAGTGCCGACCAAAGACAAGATCCCCCAGCCCACCGACAAATCCTACCCCGTCATGCACTGCAAGGAGCGGGACGCCAACGACTGCTGGTTCTACTACACGTACGCCGTCACCAACAGCACAGAGAAGGTGGTCTACGTGTTGGATGAGCCGG ACTGCCCCACGGGCCCGGACATCATCCCGATCGTCGCGGGCGTGGTCGCCGGCATCGTCCTGATCGGCTTGGCGCTGCTGCTCATCTGGAAGCTGCTGATGATCATCCACGACAGGAGAGAGTTCGCCAAGTTCGAGAAGGAGAAGATGAACGCCAAGTGGGATACG GGTGAAAATCCAATCTACAAAAGTGCTGTCACAACTGTGGTCAATCCGAAATACGAGGGCAAATGA
- the itgb1a gene encoding integrin beta-1a isoform X1, with amino-acid sequence MDLKLIFIAFIGLFYCCNSQKEGNECINKNAKHCGECIQTGAKCGWCTDPDFLKQGETVSSRCDELQSLIKRGCNKTLIENPLGKRKILKNKSVTDRSKAGGNLRPEDITQVQPQKVSLTLRSGEPQSFELKFKRAEDYPIDLYYLMDLSFSMKDDLENVKNLGTSLMYEMSKITSDFKIGFGSFVEKTVMPYISTTPAKLLNPCTGDQNCTSPFSYKNVLPLTDKGSTFNRLVGEQQISGNLDSPEGGFDAIMQVAVCGEQIGWRNVTRLLVFSTDAGFHFAGDGKLGGIVLPNDGKCHLENNVYTMSHYYDYPSIAHLVQKLSDNNIQTIFAVTEEFQPVYQELKNLIPKSAVGTLSANSSNVINLIIDAYNALSSEVILENTKVSNNVTIEYTSHCKNGVIHKGENGRKCSNISIGDEVHFNISVTSKGCPNKTNPEIIKIKPLGFTEEVEIILHFICECDCHSEAINNSQVCSNGNGTYECGACRCKDGRVGRECECSSNEVSTEDMDRTCRKDNGTDICSNNGECVCGTCECKPRENPEERYSGQFCECDNFNCDRSGNKLCGGHGRCECRKCICDPMWNGTACDCSLDESTCLASNKQICNGRGRCDCGICKCDDPKFQGPTCETCPTCPSVCAEHKECVECRAFGTGVKKETCQKECSDFTMHKVPTKDKIPQPTDKSYPVMHCKERDANDCWFYYTYAVTNSTEKVVYVLDEPDCPTGPDIIPIVAGVVAGIVLIGLALLLIWKLLMIIHDRREFAKFEKEKMNAKWDTQENPIYKSPINQFQNPNYGRKGAVL; translated from the exons atgGATCTGAAGCTGATCTTCATTGCATTTATAGGACTCTTTTACTGCTGTAACTCTCAGAAag AGGGGAACGAGTGCATCAACAAAAATGCCAAACACTGTGGAGAGTGCATCCAGACCGGAGCCAAATGTGGCTGGTGTACAGACCCG GACTTCCTGAAACAGGGCGAGACCGTGTCAAGCCGGTGTGACGAGCTGCAGTCTCTGATAAAGCGGGGCTGCAACAAGACATTGATCGAGAACCCGCTGGGGAAACGGAAGATTCTCAAGAACAAGTCGGTAACCGATCGCAGCAAAGCCGGAGGGAACTTGAGACCAGAGGACATCACTCAGGTGCAACCCCAAAAAGTCAGCCTCACCCTCCGATCTG GTGAGCCGCAGTCCTTTGAGCTGAAGTTTAAGCGTGCAGAAGATTACCCCATCGACCTGTACTACTTGATGGACCTGTCCTTCTCCATGAAGGACGATCTGGAGAACGTAAAGAACCTGGGGACCAGTCTGATGTATGAGATGTCGAAGATTACTTCTGACTTCAAGATAG gaTTTGGCTCCTTTGTGGAGAAGACAGTCATGCCTTACATCAGCACCACTCCAGCCAAGCTGCTGAATCCATGCACAGGCGACCAGAACTGCACCAGCCCGTTCAGCTACAAGAACGTGCTGCCGCTGACTGACAAAGGCTCCACGTTCAACAGACTGGTGGGGGAGCAGCAGATCTCGGGGAACCTGGACTCCCCCGAGGGCGGCTTCGACGCCATCATGCAAGTGGCCGTGTGTGGG gaACAGATCGGCTGGAGGAACGTAACCCGCCTACTGGTGTTTTCCACTGACGCCGGATTCCACTTTGCCGGCGACGGCAAGCTGGGTGGCATTGTGCTGCCCAACGACGGGAAATGCCACTTAGAGAACAACGTCTACACCATGAGCCACTACTAT gaTTACCCCTCAATCGCTCACCTGGTTCAGAAGCTGAGTGACAACAACATTCAGACTATTTTTGCCGTCACAGAAGAGTTCCAGCCCGTTTACCAG gaACTAAAAAATCTGATACCAAAGTCTGCAGTAGGCACGCTGTCTGCCAACTCCAGCAACGTCATCAACCTCATCATCGATGCTTACAAT gcTCTTTCTTCTGAAGTGATTCTGGAGAACACCAAAGTTTCAAACAACGTGACAATCGAGTACACGTCTCACTGTAAGAACGGAGTAATCCATAAGGGCGAAAATGGAAGGAAGTGCTCCAATATCTCCATTGGAGATGAG GTCCATTTTAACATCAGCGTCACCTCTAAAGGTTGTCCAAACAAAACCAATCCTGAGATTATCAAGATAAAGCCCCTGGGATTCACAGAGGAGGTGGAGATTATCCTCCACTTCATCTGCGAGTGCGACTGCCACAGCGAAGCCATCAACAACAGCCAGGTCTGCAGCAACGGGAACGGGACGTATGAGTGCGGAGCCTGCAG GTGCAAAGATGGTCGCGTGGGCCGGGAGTGCGAGTGCAGCAGCAACGAAGTGTCCACGGAGGACATGGACCGGACCTGCCGCAAGGACAACGGCACCGACATCTGCAGCAACAACGGGGAATGCGTGTGCGGCACCTGCGAGTGCAAACCGAGGGAGAACCCGGAGGAGAGGTACAGCGGGCAGTTCTGCGAGTGTGACAACTTCAACTGCGACCGCTCTGGAAACAAGCTCTGTGGAG GACACGGGCGCTGCGAGTGCAGGAAGTGCATCTGTGACCCCATGTGGAACGGAACTGCCTGCGACTGTTCCCTGGACGAGAGCACGTGTTTGGCCAGCAACAAGCAGATCTGCAACGGCAGGGGACGCTGCGATTGCGGCATCTGCAAGTGCGACGACCCCAAATTCCAGGGCCCGACGTGCGAAACGTGTCCCACCTGTCCTTCAGTCTGCGCTGAACACAA AGAGTGCGTGGAGTGCCGGGCGTTTGGCACTGGGGTGAAGAAAGAAACGTGTCAGAAGGAATGCAGCGACTTCACCATGCATAAAGTGCCGACCAAAGACAAGATCCCCCAGCCCACCGACAAATCCTACCCCGTCATGCACTGCAAGGAGCGGGACGCCAACGACTGCTGGTTCTACTACACGTACGCCGTCACCAACAGCACAGAGAAGGTGGTCTACGTGTTGGATGAGCCGG ACTGCCCCACGGGCCCGGACATCATCCCGATCGTCGCGGGCGTGGTCGCCGGCATCGTCCTGATCGGCTTGGCGCTGCTGCTCATCTGGAAGCTGCTGATGATCATCCACGACAGGAGAGAGTTCGCCAAGTTCGAGAAGGAGAAGATGAACGCCAAGTGGGATACG CAAGAAAACCCAATTTACAAGAGTCCAATCAATCAGTTCCAGAACCCAAACTATGGACGTAAAGGCGCTGTCCTTTGA
- the rab18a gene encoding ras-related protein Rab-18a, whose translation MEDDVLTTLKILIIGESGVGKSSLLLRFTDDTFDPEQSATIGVDFKVKTISVDGNKAKLAIWDTAGQERFRTLTPSYYRGAQGVILVYDVTRRETFTKLDNWLNELETYCTRNDLVKMLVGNKIDKDNHDVDRAEGLKFARKHSMLFIEASAKTKDGVQCAFEELVEKIIQTPGLWQSESHGRAVQLTDEDAGGGACGGYCSML comes from the exons ATGGAAGACGACGTCTTAACGACGCTGAAGATTTTAATCATCGGTGAAAGTGGCGTTGGCAAGTCCAG CCTCCTCCTACGATTCACAGATGACACGTTTGACCCGGAGCAGTCGGCGACGATAG GTGTCGACTTCAAGGTGAAGACCATATCAGTGGATGGAAACAAGGCAAAGCTGGCGATATGG gacACTGCAGGACAGGAGCGCTTTCGAACCCTGACACCGAGTTACTACCGCGGCGCCCAGGGAGTCATCCTGG TGTACGACGTGACGAGACGAGAGACGTTCACCAAGCTGGACAACTGGCTCAATGAGCTGGAGACCTACTGCACCAGGAACGACCTCGTCAAGATGCTCGTGGGAAACAAAATCGATAAG gaTAACCACGACGTAGACCGAGCCGAAGGGCTGAAGTTCGCAAGAAAACATTCCATGCTTTTCATCG AGGCCAGCGCCAAGACGAAGGACGGCGTCCAGTGTGCGTTTGAGGAGCTGGTGGAGAAGATCATCCAGACGCCCGGCTTGTGGCAGAGCGAGAGCCACGGCAGGGCGGTGCAGCTGACGGACGAAGACGCCGGGGGCGGAGCCTGCGGCGGCTACTGCTCCATGCTCTAA